The Macaca nemestrina isolate mMacNem1 chromosome 12, mMacNem.hap1, whole genome shotgun sequence genome contains a region encoding:
- the LOC105476290 gene encoding olfactory receptor 8A1, whose product MAAGNHSIVTEFILRGLTKRADLQLPLFLLFLGIYLVTMVGNLGMITLIRLNSQLHTPMYYFLSNLSLVDLCYSSVITPKMLVNFVSEKNIISYAGCMSQLYFFLVFVIAECYMLTVMAYDRYVAICHPLLYNIIMSHHTCSLLVAVVYAMGLIGSTIETGLMLKLPYCEPLISHYFCDILPLMKLSCSSTYDVEMAVFFLAGFNIIVTSLTVLVSYTFILSSILGISTTEGRSKAFSTCSSHLAAVGMFYGSTAFMYLKPSTISSLAQENVASVFYTTVIPMLNPLIYSLRNKEVKAAVQKTLRSKLF is encoded by the coding sequence ATGGCTGCAGGAAATCACTCCATAGTGACAGAGTTCATTCTCAGGGGATTAACGAAGAGAGCAGACCTCCAGCTccccctctttctcctcttcctcggGATCTACTTGGTCACCATGGTGGGGAACCTGGGCATGATCACTCTGATTCGTCTGAACTCTCAGCTTCACACCCCCATGTACTACTTCCTCAGCAATCTGTCACTCGTGGATCTCTGCTACTCCTCCGTCATTACCCCCAAAATGCTGGTGAACTTTGTGTCAGAGAAAAACATCATCTCCTACGCAGGGTGCATGTCACAGCTctacttcttccttgtttttgtcattgCTGAGTGTTACATGCTGACAGTGATGGCCTACGACCGTTATGTTGCCATCTGCCACCCTTTGCTTTACAACATCATTATGTCTCATCACACCTGCTCCCTGCTGGTGGCTGTGGTCTACGCCATGGGACTCATTGGCTCCACAATAGAAACTGGCCTCATGTTAAAACTGCCCTATTGTGAGCCCCTCATCAGTCACTACTTCTGTGACATCCTCCCTCTCATGAAGCTGTCCTGCTCTAGCACCTATGATGTTGAGATGGCAGTCTTCTTTTTGGCTGGATTCAACATCATAGTCACGAGCTTAACAGTTCTTGTTTCTTACACCTTCATTCTCTCCAGCATCCTCGGCATCAGCACCACAGAGGGTAGATCCAAAGCCTTCAGCACCTGCAGCTCCCACCTTGCAGCTGTGGGAATGTTCTACGGATCAACTGCATTCATGTACTTAAAACCCTCCACAATCAGTTCCTTGGCCCAGGAGAATGTGGCCTCTGTGTTCTACACCACAGTAATCCCCATGTTGAATCCCCTAATCTACAGCCTGAGAAACAAGGAAGTAAAGGCTGCCGTGCAGAAAACACTGAGGAGTAAACTGTTTTGA